The Solea senegalensis isolate Sse05_10M unplaced genomic scaffold, IFAPA_SoseM_1 scf7180000014346, whole genome shotgun sequence nucleotide sequence GTTAAGCAGTCGACAGCTCACGAGCACACAGCAACCAGCGAGAACGTCTTTCTTTTGGAGGCTCACATTGATGAAACTGTCATGCTGATAGGCCTGCTGGTAATGAGACTGTGAGAGATTCTCAATTCCACTGTGGACCCTGAGAGTCTGACAAATGACTTTTACACGCTGCAGGCCTGTAAAGACATTTCATCAAAGATATACAAGGATACAGTGGCAGGAGTTGTATCTAACCATGTATCTATTAGGCAAAAGTCCCCGTGGTGAGAGGATCTTACCTTTTATCAGGTTTGGACACGGCTTTTTGGCTGAAGTCGTGGCTCGGACGAAGTTAACGCctgagaaaagacaaacattcagCAAAGGCAAAAATGGAATTGTCAACAGCTTTTGTCAGGCTACAATACATaaacagttcaaaaacatttaTCCACACAACCTTGTAACGAGAACTAAATATGGCGAGTTCTTCATTATCAGTgttatttcaaaagaaaactccaaacatttgatattttcaggttttcagGCATTCAGGTTTCTGATTTAACTAAATCAGTTTAAGTTCTGGACTAGTGGGTGGAAAAAGCAAAGACGTCTCCTACTGTTGTATGATATTTTGACAGTCTTTAACAAGCCAGAAAAGAATGCAGTGTTTCTGGGAAAGGCTGTCACACTGTGCACAGCAAGTACTGAGGAAACAAAGAACAGCAAAGCAAAGTTTGTCGTCGTACGGctgttaattaaataaatactcatCCCATTCACCAACatagaacatcatcattattattattattattattattatttattattattattattatgaagcaGGAACAGACAACGTGATGCAATTCAAGTTTTCTTTTGCCCCAGGGTTGCCACACAAACCACATCAGAGGTCTTGAAGTTTCCATATTCACTAGGTGTTGGTCAGCCTCTGtgataatttaatttattgtacatttgtttGGAATATGAAACAGCACAGTATAatgatatatacacacagaaataatatAAACCTCAAGGCAGGTCTTGGATAATTATGTCCTGTCTCCTGGAGGAGAACACTGtcaaaacataaacagtgcATATCCCTGATCAAATGTGTTAATCCAAATTAGCACAGACAGGAAAGTGGCGCACAGTTTTGATCCCTGGTTTTCCTACTGCAGGAAAACTAATTTCCTGCAAACATGATCATGAGCCAAGATTACACTGATGatactgtaaaaataatatattcagAGGGCATTTTGAATAACCTTAAGTTTGGTGTGTAAAGTTGCAATGtaacaatgaaaacaactgtgtttCATTGAAAACCATCGtcgaatgagttcacacaacacAGATTCAGACCACATATCCACACGACTCTCCAAGTGCTGCTCAAAATAGCAGTGTTTCGttttttatgtctgtgatgAGAAGGCAGCAGTTCTCTGAAACACGAGTGAGGTCGTGAGACACCAAAAttaatgttgaaagagaacagtTGAAATATGGACCTCGAGTCACCCTTGAAGAAAGCTCTGCAAGTTCAACTGAGGCAGGGGGtagttattactattataaacaATGACCACCACCATATTTTGCAATCTATAACATTAAAGTAATTATATTGTCAGTTAGGGCTGTCCGATTTTGAATACATATCTAATTGTGATAACTTTGACAGGAATTGTGATATCAGACAGAAAggcaatttttacatcattattctcattttcaataaaaaaacacatttaaaatgattattgtgtgatagatgttctcttcagtttgtagaatatgatgtgtatagatcaagacaatacaATTTTGGCTTTATTGCGCCTCCaacgatttgaaaattgcagtaggctgtGTTTCAATTTCAATAAAATGCCAATCAAGTATTTAGCCCTATTGTCAGTACATCTACtactggtctctctcttctatctccacttgttttccaaaaatataGCAGTTTCACAAATTAGATGTTGTGCTTTTAAGAGCATTTACACctgaggtctcaaactcagatGACCTGGGAGCCACTGAGCACTGAGTCTGTTCAGAAAAAGTCCACCTTTTTGTGAAAATGATATCACCATAATCTGATATTGCAATAACTTCATTTAGATGACACATAATTCCAAAACAAAAGTGTAGATATTTAGGAATtatgttttttcaataattaaaacaagttttctgatctttacagcttcttaaatgttaatatcttctggtgtctttgcttcatataacaaagacaaaagtgattcattttggtttgtggacaaaacaagacattcgataACATTATCAATTCCAGGTTctggtcaacattttctgacattttacagtccaaacaagtactcgattaatcgataataaaaaataatcgttagttgcattGACACCTGTTTAACACTTGTGTTCTGTTCATACCTGATCCTTCGACGTGTTCGTCAGCCAGTGATCCTTCTGACACCACGGCgccacagtccacacacaccagctgtgaCTGCGCATACAAATCATCGTCTATGATGTTTGACGAGCCGCAGCCCGGGCAGCTCAGAGCCGAGCGAGACATTTTCTAAACAAACCTGATAAATGATGCCACGAGAGTTAGCTCAGCTAAGTTATCACCAACAGGAAACTACCGCAATGAAAACAGTTATGTCGCCTGGTTTGAAGTGCGCGAATTAAATGTGTCCGGGCCGGCACAAGGTTTAGAGCGTCTAAGGTTCCACTTAATGCAGTTGGGAATGTCACCACAGGAGGAGAATTGCATTAACTTCTTAAGctttcatgtcatgtgacccacTGACTCAAAGCAATGCCACATATTATTGGATCAATAAGACATATCTCCTTATATTATTagattttcttttgcattttataTTCTATATGAACATTAATAACACTATTTTTCAATAGCTTCCATGTGATCCAATGAACTCAAACTCATTGACATATTTTTTGGTGCtaatatttctttaaaatactGATATTCctctatttattaatttatgtaattatttttcgacatttaattgtattattttcacCCAACACCAACAGGATACACCTCTTTTGTGTCCCCTATCTTATTTAAATAGGCCTGTGTCAATAAACATGGGTGAAATGTAGCAGGTGCAAGTGAAAAAAGCAGGATTTGATTCACATAAAATGCCAGAAGAACTCATATCTCAAATTCAATTAATAAGGAGTCAGTGTGGTACATTGTATTGGAACTACTAAAAACTAATAATTTAGTCCTCCTTTCAGTAAAAATGCATCACTGATACACATCTAGATTGTCCTGAAAAAAAAtagtcattcatttttttattattatcttttcttcattgattttatttaattttgcatATTTAATTCCATATAGCAGTAACCTCAGTGCAGAAGACCAATTCAGAATACACCATTTTATAGgctttttaaaagtgctttttagGTTAGCATCATGTAAACCTTTAGTAGTACAAGAGCAGTAAGATTATTTTACAGCAAAGTAAGGCTctttacacaaaaacagcaaGCCAACATATCAGTGATTATTTTTACACATCATTTTGTGCTCAACAtgaaaattattaaaaaacaattcattagTTTCAAAGTCAGTCAAGCACatagaaacatttcaaaatcatCAACATCTTTCAAAACATCTCAAGTGCTTTACAGTGAAGTTCTAATTTTGGAACTgtgattattcaattattcactAACTGGGTGGAGCAGAAATAGAAGTGTGAGCTGTGAATCAGCATAGACAGCCTACTTCAGTGAGTTCATGGACATCAGGATGCTTGGTTGTTCTTCTATGACACGTACAAGCAATTTGTCAATGTATTGTTCCAGCTCTGATatctttttgtctctctcagACATCTGGTTCTCCTGTTTctgcagcagggacacaagTTCCTCTCGAGTTAGCTGGGAATATGGCCCTTTAAGCCCCGAATCTGCCGTTATCTGTTGGAACAGTGTAGTAAATAAACACGTTGATCCCATTTGAATTACATGAACAAGTATTAACAATTACAAGTAGTTACTCTGAGAGCCTCCATCGCTCCCAGTGAACTCCCCAAAAACACTTCCAGGTCACATATATACAACATACACAGACATTAGATAATCCCATTCTCCAGAAACTAAAGttgtgattttgaaaaaaaactataattatGACGTCCCACGGAACTAccgtgttttattttttagcagCAGAATGcttcttggtgttttctgtcatagTGTCACAATGAACACAGCTCGCTTTACTCGCGCTGTGCGCTTCTTCTGCTTTGCCTGTTTACTCGTGACATAAAATCGTGCATCACTCATTCTATCCCTCTCCTCATTCattaaaaagttacacacaagTGCTTTAAGTGTGATTAAGACGACAGTAAtgtatatacaaacacacacacacacacacctttgttttctcttgaaCATCACTAAAGATTCCAACGGATTCGTGACTTTTACCCCCTGGAGCGGTGGAGACAGACTTTTGTTCCAGAGGATTAAGTGGCCTTACAGGTAGAAGcctgcaaacacagagaagaataAAAGCACTGCCTTGATGAGAGTGAAAGGAAATGAGCTACTCATAGGTTGTTTTcaaatctgaaaacaaaacataatgtgCATAATATCATTGCAGACTGTGTGCAGCATGATAACAGCACACCACAAAATCTGCAGCTAGACGTGTGTAATCTATAATTTAAGACGGCGCTGGTTGCACTATCCGTTTGCCTTTCTGTCGAGGAACTGAACTGCCTCACCTGCGTGAACTTGTAGGAGGGGCTTCCTTCTTCACTCCCGTTACCTCTGCAGTGCTCTGTGATCTAGAAGGCTC carries:
- the LOC122761140 gene encoding transcription factor IIIB 50 kDa subunit-like, with product MSRSALSCPGCGSSNIIDDDLYAQSQLVCVDCGAVVSEGSLADEHVEGSGVNFVRATTSAKKPCPNLIKGLQRVKVICQTLRVHSGIENLSQSHYQQAYQHDSFINVSLQKKDVLAGCCVLVSCRLLNWPITMGTIGCLVDADLEMVGAVYREMVKILNIVAPIISVTDVMEAHVQEYKISSLHVPEDLAENPKDLTKRAVALVELAADTWIVTGR